The proteins below come from a single Metarhizium brunneum chromosome 1, complete sequence genomic window:
- the YAH1 gene encoding Adrenodoxin encodes MSSASRTLASRLVTVPAAACRRVQKGRAIRMESFTSKFPTRSRSAPRVIPLSVPAHRSFSTTTPTRHGHIDPPKPGEELYVTFVEKDGEEHKFAVSEGDNLLDIAQANDLEMEGACGGSCACSTCHVIVTNEEFFDKMPEPEDDENDMLDLAFGLTETSRLGCQVKMTKELDGLVVKLPSMTRNLQASDFQ; translated from the exons TCGACGAGTGCAAAAAGGCCGCGCGATTCGAATGGAATCCTTCACATCAAAATTCCCAACACGGAGTCGGAGTGCGCCTCGAGTAATCCCTTTGTCCGTGCCCGCGCATCGATCATTCTCAACCACCACACCAACCCGCCACGGCCATATTGACCCCCCGAAGCCTGGTGAAGA ACTTTACGTCACCTTTGTTGAAAAGGATGGTGAGGAACACAAGTTCGCAGTCTCCGAAGGCGACAACCTTCTAGATATCGCTCAAGCCAACGATCTCGAAATGGAGGGTGCATGTGGCGGCTCATGCGCCTGCTCGACGTGCCACGTCATTGTCACCAACGAGGAGTTTTTCGATAAGATGCCCGAGCCAGAGGATGACGAAAACGACATGCTGGATCTGGCATTCGGCCTGACCGAGACGAGCCGACTGGGCTGTCAAGTGAAGATGACAAAGGAGCTGGACGGATTAGTTGTCAAGCTGCCGTCGATGACGCGGAATCTACAGGCCAGCGATTTCCAATGA